A section of the Bifidobacterium sp. ESL0728 genome encodes:
- the groES gene encoding co-chaperone GroES: MSISLTPLEDKIIVKQAEAETQTSSGLYIPDNAKEKPQQGEVLAVGPGRRDDNGKRIPMDVKVGDKVLYSKYGGTEVHYNGEDYLIVGARDVLAIMN, encoded by the coding sequence GTGTCGATCTCACTTACACCGTTGGAAGACAAGATTATTGTCAAGCAAGCCGAAGCGGAGACGCAGACGTCATCCGGTCTTTACATTCCGGACAACGCCAAGGAGAAGCCGCAGCAGGGCGAAGTCCTGGCCGTCGGCCCGGGTCGTCGCGACGACAACGGCAAGCGCATCCCGATGGATGTCAAGGTCGGGGACAAGGTGCTCTATTCCAAGTATGGCGGCACCGAGGTTCATTACAATGGTGAGGATTACCTCATCGTCGGCGCCCGCGATGTACTCGCAATCATGAACTGA